One part of the Thermocrinis sp. genome encodes these proteins:
- a CDS encoding FAD/NAD(P)-binding protein: MHNYFSLLKARVERVIQENENTKRFLLSVDGFPDFKPGQFNMLYAFGLGEAPISISSIRKDLLEHTVRAAGDVTNWLFNLKEGDCLGLRGPYGSHFPVEDCKGKDIVLLGGGLGLADIKPVVEYIIAHKENYGRVYLLMGFKNPKGILYKEEQKEWAKYIDTLLVVGEASEGWTGRVGLITDLIHEVEIKPEHTVAMMCGPEGMMIACSDILSSLGVKKENIYLSLERHMKCAVGTCGHCQLGWAFVCRDGPIFPYSVLERLLKTKEL, encoded by the coding sequence ATGCATAATTACTTTTCCCTTCTAAAAGCCAGAGTAGAGAGGGTTATTCAAGAAAACGAGAATACTAAAAGATTTCTTTTGAGCGTGGATGGGTTTCCAGACTTTAAGCCGGGGCAATTCAACATGCTTTATGCCTTTGGTTTGGGAGAGGCACCTATATCCATAAGTTCCATTAGAAAGGATCTTTTAGAGCATACTGTAAGGGCCGCAGGGGATGTAACTAATTGGCTCTTTAACTTAAAAGAAGGAGACTGTTTGGGTTTGAGAGGACCCTACGGTTCCCACTTTCCTGTAGAAGACTGTAAAGGAAAAGACATCGTCCTTTTAGGTGGAGGATTGGGGCTTGCGGACATAAAGCCCGTCGTTGAATACATAATAGCCCACAAGGAAAACTACGGAAGAGTTTATTTACTTATGGGCTTTAAGAATCCTAAGGGGATCTTATATAAAGAAGAACAAAAGGAATGGGCAAAGTATATAGATACGCTTTTGGTAGTCGGGGAAGCTTCTGAAGGTTGGACAGGAAGAGTGGGACTTATAACTGACCTTATACACGAGGTAGAGATCAAGCCAGAACACACGGTAGCTATGATGTGTGGTCCAGAGGGTATGATGATAGCTTGTTCGGACATCCTTTCAAGTCTTGGAGTTAAAAAAGAGAACATCTATCTTTCCTTAGAAAGGCACATGAAGTGTGCAGTGGGCACCTGTGGGCACTGTCAGTTAGGATGGGCTTTTGTTTGCAGGGATGGACCCATATTCCCTTACTCTGTGTTGGAGAGGCTATTAAAGACTAAGGAACTCTAA
- a CDS encoding oxidoreductase — translation MGDRKLSVGIFKLSSCDGCQAVFFEVDMPFEVVYWQLGKSDSVFEDVDIAFVEGSVSTEEEREKLYEIREKSKLLVAIGACAVSGGIQALRNFGDFENVLRVYPEPNWLKVSEKSLPIKEVVKVDYEIPGCPINAQVLQDFINAIKHNRRPAVPNYPLCMQCKRLGYACVTDLKGLVCLGPITNAGCGALCPSVGRGCYGCFGPCEGANVKAFVSWLKGQGLYSREIFENENAYAEPIREVIQ, via the coding sequence ATGGGTGACAGAAAGCTAAGCGTTGGGATTTTCAAACTGTCTTCTTGCGATGGTTGTCAGGCTGTATTTTTTGAGGTGGATATGCCTTTTGAAGTAGTCTATTGGCAGTTGGGAAAAAGTGATTCTGTGTTTGAAGATGTAGATATAGCCTTTGTGGAGGGATCTGTGTCAACAGAGGAAGAGAGGGAAAAGCTTTATGAAATCAGGGAAAAATCAAAATTACTTGTAGCCATAGGAGCTTGTGCGGTTTCCGGTGGCATTCAGGCTCTTAGAAATTTTGGAGATTTTGAGAATGTGCTAAGAGTTTACCCTGAACCCAATTGGCTTAAGGTTAGCGAAAAGAGTTTGCCTATAAAGGAAGTAGTCAAAGTTGATTACGAAATACCCGGCTGTCCTATAAATGCGCAGGTTCTACAGGATTTTATAAATGCCATCAAACACAATAGACGCCCAGCGGTGCCTAATTATCCTCTCTGCATGCAGTGCAAAAGGCTTGGGTATGCGTGTGTTACGGATCTAAAGGGTTTGGTGTGCCTTGGTCCTATAACCAATGCAGGTTGTGGAGCATTGTGCCCTTCCGTAGGCAGAGGTTGTTATGGCTGTTTTGGTCCGTGCGAAGGAGCAAACGTAAAGGCTTTTGTGAGCTGGCTAAAGGGACAGGGACTCTATTCAAGGGAGATCTTTGAAAACGAAAACGCCTATGCAGAGCCCATAAGAGAGGTCATCCAATGA
- a CDS encoding 4Fe-4S dicluster domain-containing protein — protein MRRFFLRKEQIKDLAKKVGETYRLIYPTLKDGVITYVEWKGEELAFPEKVKEYQSPGFYRIYSGEEGILNGWTHGMNSPKEFLHPKNLTFLRISKDLEQELPELKGGFAFFGIRNCDLTAVKVLDRVFKDDVFYNKLREGNLFIVANCVKPSDTCFCTSVGGSPFSAEGFDLAITELKDGFLISVGSPKGQEILDGLSLLEATREQLEEEKALKQRAVESMKKAFSFENLPERLLKRVDDTCWEAMEKRCLACGSCTMVCPTCFCYEVKDEFLSGGEFERIREWDSCFRLGFSETHHIPIRKSIASRYRHWLLHKFSYWFYQFSTLGCVGCGRCITWCPVGIDVREEVRRVLNA, from the coding sequence ATGAGAAGGTTTTTCCTAAGAAAAGAACAGATAAAGGATCTGGCAAAAAAAGTAGGAGAAACTTACAGATTAATATACCCTACGCTAAAAGATGGTGTAATAACTTATGTGGAGTGGAAGGGTGAGGAACTGGCTTTTCCTGAAAAGGTAAAGGAATATCAATCGCCAGGCTTTTATAGAATTTACTCGGGGGAGGAGGGCATCTTAAACGGATGGACCCACGGTATGAATTCACCTAAGGAGTTTTTACATCCTAAAAATCTCACCTTTCTCAGAATCTCAAAGGACCTTGAGCAGGAACTTCCAGAGCTTAAGGGCGGTTTTGCCTTCTTTGGTATAAGAAACTGCGACCTTACTGCGGTTAAGGTGTTGGACAGAGTTTTTAAGGATGATGTCTTTTACAACAAATTGAGGGAGGGCAATCTATTCATAGTGGCAAACTGTGTTAAACCTTCGGACACTTGCTTTTGCACGTCTGTAGGAGGCTCTCCCTTTAGTGCAGAAGGCTTTGACCTGGCTATAACCGAGTTAAAAGATGGCTTTTTAATTTCTGTGGGAAGTCCCAAAGGGCAGGAAATTCTGGATGGTTTAAGCCTTTTGGAGGCTACCCGGGAGCAATTGGAAGAAGAAAAAGCTCTAAAACAAAGAGCGGTTGAGTCTATGAAGAAGGCTTTCTCCTTTGAAAATCTCCCCGAAAGGCTTTTAAAAAGGGTGGATGATACATGCTGGGAAGCCATGGAGAAAAGGTGCCTTGCCTGTGGAAGTTGCACGATGGTCTGCCCTACGTGCTTTTGTTATGAGGTAAAGGATGAGTTCTTATCAGGGGGAGAGTTTGAAAGGATCAGAGAGTGGGATTCCTGTTTCAGGCTTGGCTTCTCCGAAACGCACCATATCCCAATAAGAAAAAGCATAGCCTCCAGATACAGACATTGGCTTCTTCACAAATTCTCCTACTGGTTTTATCAGTTTTCCACTTTGGGCTGTGTAGGTTGTGGAAGGTGTATCACTTGGTGTCCAGTTGGGATTGATGTAAGGGAAGAGGTAAGGAGGGTCTTGAATGCATAA
- a CDS encoding cytochrome-c peroxidase, whose product MKKLALAGLVSAVVVGFTTYSVGGQKINDKDLLNQAKKYFQPLPKEIPAPSGNPTTKEKVELGKKLYYDPRLSLSGVISCNTCHNLAMYGVDGVETSLGHKFQTGGKNAPTVLNAGFHIAQFWDGRAKDLEEQAKGPILASVEMAMPNPELVIERLKTIDAYVAEFKKAFPNDPNPVNYDNVVKAIAAFERTLVTPSRFDEFLKGNTKALTYKEKEGLKLFIEKGCVSCHNGVAVGGNMFQKFGIVKPYPYQDPNDLGRYNVTKNEADKYVYKVPSLRNITRTYPYFHDGKVWDLKEAVKIMGETQLGINLTDEEVDKIVAFLDSLTGEIPKDALKVPVLPPSSPKTPKPQIQ is encoded by the coding sequence ATGAAAAAATTGGCGTTAGCTGGATTAGTATCTGCTGTAGTTGTTGGTTTTACTACCTACTCTGTTGGAGGACAAAAGATCAACGACAAAGATCTACTTAACCAAGCAAAAAAATATTTCCAACCTTTACCAAAAGAAATACCGGCACCATCAGGTAATCCAACAACAAAAGAAAAAGTAGAGCTTGGGAAAAAACTTTACTACGATCCAAGATTATCTTTAAGCGGTGTGATTAGTTGTAATACGTGCCATAATTTGGCAATGTACGGTGTAGATGGTGTTGAAACATCCCTTGGACATAAATTTCAAACTGGTGGAAAAAATGCTCCAACGGTATTAAATGCAGGATTTCATATTGCACAGTTTTGGGATGGTAGAGCAAAAGATTTGGAAGAACAAGCAAAAGGACCTATTTTAGCATCTGTTGAGATGGCAATGCCAAATCCAGAATTGGTGATAGAAAGATTGAAAACTATTGATGCTTATGTTGCAGAATTTAAAAAAGCTTTCCCCAACGATCCAAACCCTGTAAACTATGATAACGTAGTTAAAGCTATTGCTGCTTTTGAAAGAACATTGGTTACTCCATCAAGATTTGATGAATTTTTAAAAGGAAACACAAAAGCATTGACATACAAAGAGAAAGAAGGTTTAAAACTTTTTATAGAAAAAGGATGTGTATCTTGTCATAATGGTGTTGCAGTAGGTGGAAATATGTTCCAAAAATTTGGAATTGTAAAACCATACCCATATCAAGATCCTAACGATTTGGGAAGATATAACGTTACGAAAAATGAAGCAGATAAATATGTTTATAAAGTTCCATCTTTAAGAAATATTACAAGAACATATCCATACTTCCACGATGGAAAAGTTTGGGATTTAAAAGAAGCTGTTAAAATTATGGGAGAAACACAACTTGGGATTAACTTAACAGATGAAGAAGTGGATAAAATTGTTGCATTTTTAGATTCTTTAACGGGAGAGATACCAAAAGATGCTTTAAAAGTTCCAGTACTACCACCATCATCGCCAAAAACACCAAAACCACAAATACAGTAA
- a CDS encoding nickel-dependent hydrogenase large subunit, translating to MKEINPISRVEGLGKIVVKETEGRIEDLWLEIYEAPRFFEWLLKGKGMDQVLDIVPRICGLCPVAYQMSAVEAFEKILNLQVPEHIRNLRRALYCGEWISSHSAHMFLLHLPDYFNLPSALALAKERQDFLNMGLRIKEAGNRIIELIGGRHIHPINIRVGGFYSLPSWKKLEDVLKLIEEATVLAEEFLDFTLHLDFPDFERDYLFVSLGGWEDYPITEGKIVLSDGSQIEKENYEEYFEEFQKPTSTAMYSKLKDGRHYLVGAVARLNNNYRTLPKDIREKVEGILPIKNPFKSIIARAVETLYALREAKRLLEKYEGGEPYVDYELKEGEGVGITEAPRGILFHRYRINREGKVELAKIVPPTSQNQFAMEEDLKAGLKVFNQEVLALAEKIIRNHDPCISCASHFLKLVRVP from the coding sequence ATGAAGGAGATAAATCCTATATCAAGGGTAGAAGGACTGGGAAAGATAGTGGTTAAAGAAACAGAAGGAAGGATAGAAGACCTTTGGCTTGAGATCTACGAGGCACCCAGGTTTTTTGAGTGGTTACTGAAAGGAAAAGGAATGGATCAAGTGTTGGACATTGTTCCAAGAATCTGTGGCCTCTGTCCCGTTGCCTATCAAATGAGCGCAGTTGAAGCCTTTGAAAAGATACTGAACCTTCAAGTCCCAGAGCATATAAGAAACCTAAGAAGGGCTTTGTATTGTGGTGAATGGATTTCAAGCCATTCTGCCCACATGTTTTTACTGCATCTTCCGGACTACTTTAACCTACCAAGCGCCCTTGCTCTGGCAAAGGAAAGACAAGACTTTTTAAACATGGGCCTAAGGATAAAAGAAGCGGGAAACAGAATAATAGAACTGATCGGAGGTAGGCACATACACCCCATAAACATAAGGGTTGGTGGCTTTTACAGTTTGCCAAGCTGGAAAAAGTTGGAAGATGTTTTAAAGCTTATAGAGGAAGCTACTGTCCTTGCGGAGGAGTTTTTGGATTTCACATTGCACCTTGACTTTCCGGACTTTGAAAGGGACTATCTTTTTGTCTCTTTGGGAGGATGGGAGGATTATCCAATAACGGAAGGTAAGATCGTCCTTTCGGACGGTTCGCAAATAGAAAAGGAGAACTACGAAGAATACTTTGAGGAGTTTCAAAAACCTACATCTACCGCAATGTATTCAAAGCTAAAAGATGGAAGGCACTATTTAGTGGGTGCTGTGGCAAGGCTAAATAATAACTACAGAACCCTTCCAAAAGATATAAGAGAAAAGGTGGAGGGCATTTTGCCTATAAAAAATCCTTTCAAAAGCATAATAGCAAGAGCAGTTGAGACGTTGTATGCCCTGAGAGAGGCTAAAAGACTGCTGGAAAAATACGAAGGTGGTGAGCCATATGTTGATTACGAGCTTAAAGAAGGAGAAGGTGTGGGTATAACAGAAGCACCGAGAGGTATACTCTTTCATAGGTATAGAATAAACAGGGAAGGGAAAGTAGAGCTTGCAAAGATAGTGCCTCCTACCTCTCAAAATCAGTTTGCAATGGAAGAGGATTTAAAAGCGGGGCTGAAGGTTTTCAACCAAGAGGTTTTGGCTTTAGCGGAAAAGATCATCAGAAATCACGATCCTTGCATATCCTGTGCTTCACACTTTTTGAAGTTGGTTAGAGTTCCTTAG